In the genome of Microaerobacter geothermalis, the window ATATTCCGCGAAATAAGTATGTGACGATGGTAGACCGAAAACAGGCGATTCAATATGCCATCAATGAGGCTCAAAAGGATGATGTGATATTAATTGCTGGTAAAGGACATGAAACATACCAGATTATTAAAGGAGAAGTTCTGCCCTTTGATGATCGTCTGGTTGCAAAAGAGGCAATAAGGAGCAAAAAGAAGTGAGAATGAGCGTCAAGGAGATCGTTCAAGCAACCTATGGGAAATGGTTGGGCGAACGGGATCTATTAACAGTTCCGGTTATCGGTGTGACGACGGATAGCAGAAAAATCACTTCCGGCAATTTGTTTGTCCCCTTGATTGGAGATCAATTTGATGGACATCAATTTGTACAACAGGCGCTGGAACAGGGGGCGGCTCTGTCCCTTTGGCAGGAGAATCATCTCCCCCCTCCAACAGGCCCTGTTATACTGGTCAAAGATACACTGTCTGCTCTTCAATCATTGGCGTCTTATTATCGAAAAAAAATTGGGATTCCAATCGTTGCAGTTACGGGAAGCAACGGAAAAACCACAGTGAAAGACTTGATTGCTTCTGTTTTGTCTGTCAGATACAAGGTATATGAGACGAAGGGAAACCTGAATAACCACATCGGACTCCCGTTAACGTTATTGTCCATTCCATCAGATACCGAAATTGGCGTAGTGGAAATGGGAATGAATCATTTTGGAGAAATCTCTCTCCTATCAAAGATTGCCAACCCTGATATTGCAGTGATTACCAATATTGGAGAGTCTCACATACAATTTTTAGGTTCAAGGGAAGGGATTTCCAGGGCCAAGTTAGAAATATTAGATGGATTAAAGTCTGACGGTTATCTTATTATAGATGGAGATGAACCTTTGCTTACTTCAAAAATTGGAGAGATAGCCGCTCATGTGGTTCGGTGCGGATTTGACCTTCAGAATGACTTTGCCATTTTTTCTTACAAGTTAAAAGGTTTAAGAGGAATGGAATTTTTCATAAAAGGGGAAGGCAATTCATTCACGACTAATTTAATAGGGAAACACCATTTAAAAAATCTTTTGTATACCATTGCCGTTGCGAAATTATTCGGCCTTTCCAGTAAGGAGATTAAAAAGGGTTTACAAAATCCCCAAATGACAAAAATGAGAA includes:
- a CDS encoding UDP-N-acetylmuramoyl-tripeptide--D-alanyl-D-alanine ligase, translated to MSVKEIVQATYGKWLGERDLLTVPVIGVTTDSRKITSGNLFVPLIGDQFDGHQFVQQALEQGAALSLWQENHLPPPTGPVILVKDTLSALQSLASYYRKKIGIPIVAVTGSNGKTTVKDLIASVLSVRYKVYETKGNLNNHIGLPLTLLSIPSDTEIGVVEMGMNHFGEISLLSKIANPDIAVITNIGESHIQFLGSREGISRAKLEILDGLKSDGYLIIDGDEPLLTSKIGEIAAHVVRCGFDLQNDFAIFSYKLKGLRGMEFFIKGEGNSFTTNLIGKHHLKNLLYTIAVAKLFGLSSKEIKKGLQNPQMTKMRMEVIQGKNQIEIVNDAYNASPTSVKAAVSFLSALEGRQRVLVLGDMLELGDEENAWHYEVGNFISSQNIDILVTYGPRSRYIHQGAIESGFSSERAYHFLNKEELISTLIPLLTRDAVIVVKASRGMALETIIEHLL